GGCGCGCCGCATGGCGTTCTCGAAGCTGTCGGCGGAGAGCAGGGGCTCGACGGGGCCGAGCGCCCCCGGCCCGGAGCGGTAGGCCGCCATCGCGATGCGTCCGATGACGGCGCGCTGCTGCTCGACCTCCTCCTGGGCCTCCGCGGCTGCCTGCTGCGCCTCGGCGGCGCGCGCGGTCGACTCCTCGAGCCCGACCTGGGCGTCGAGGTAGGCCTCGTTGGCCTGCTGGGCGCGGATGGTCGCCTCCTCGAGCAGGCTGGAGAGCCCGGCGAGCTCGACCTCGAGCTCGGCGATGCTCGAGGCGGTGCGCCCCTCGGCCTCGCGCGCTGCGGCGATCTCGTCCTGCGTCGGCGGCTCCGCCGTCGCGGGGCTGATGACCATGCCGCCCGACAGTGCCATCACGGCGATCGACACGACCACGTGCCGTCGACGGTCCGTCCAGCCCACAGGGTCCTCCCTCACCCGGCCGCACCACACGTCCGGGCTCCCAAGGTAGCGCGCCAAGCCACAGAAGAAAACACCCGTCACATGAGTAACACGAGTAACACCCCTGTAGTTCCGGCGCCGCCGCGAGCACCCACCGTGCGCCCCTTCGCGCACCCTGCGCCCGCTCAGGAGTACCGAGAGCACCGGCAGTGGCGAACCCCGCACCGCCTGTCCACCGCCGTCCGCCTGGTGGACACGGCCCCGACCCGCCGTCCGGTGTCCGAGATGGGGGTTTCGGGGCGCGGGCGGCGTTCGTAGTCTCGCCGCATGAGCCGTCGAATGTGCACCTGACCGCAGCGCACGTTCGCATGCCCGCCGACGTCGGCGCCAGGCCGCCGTGCGCCCCGCCCCTTCCAGGGTCGGCGTGCCGGCAGGGAGCCGCTCGCCGCCCGCTCCCCCCACTTCCTGGAGAACACCATGAGCGAGTCCACCTGGTCCTTCGAGACCAAGCAGATCCACGCGGGCCAGCAGCCCGACCCCGCCACCGGCGCCCGCGCCCTGCCGATCTACCAGACGACCTCCTTCGTCTTCGAGAGCGCCGAGCAGGCCGCCAACCGCTTCGCCCTCGCCGAGCTCGGCCCGATCTACACCCGCATCACCAACCCGACGCAGGCGGCGGTCGAGGACCGCATCGCGGCGCTCGAGGGCGGCGTCGGCGGTCTGCTCGTCGCCTCCGGACAGGCGGCGGAGACCTACGCGATCCTCAACATCGCCGAGGTCGGTGACCACGTCGTCGCCAGCCCGAGCCTCTACGGCGGCACCTACAACCTCCTGCGTCACACCCTGCCCAAGCTCGGGATCACGACGACGTTCGTCACCGACCCCGACGACCCGCAGGCCTGGCGCGACGCGGTCCGCCCCAACACCAAGCTCTTCTTCGCCGAGACGATCCCCAACCCCAAGCAGGACGTCCTCGACATCGAGACGGTCGCAGCGATCGCCCACGAGAACGGCGTGCCGCTCGTCGTGGACAACACCGTGGCCACGCCCTACCTCATCCGCCCGCTCGAGCACGGCGCGGACATCGTCGTCCACTCGGCGACGAAGTACCTCGGTGGCCACGGCACGTCGATCGCCGGCGCCATCGTCGACGGCGGCACGTTCGACTGGTCCGCCGACCCGGAGAAGTTCCCCAACTACAACACCCCCGACCCGAGCTACAACGGGCTCGTCTTCAAGGACCTCGGCGCCCCGGCCTTCATCCTCAAGGCCCGCGTCCAGCTCCTGCGCGACCTCGGCGCGGCCGTCTCCCCGTTCAATGCCTTCCTCATCGGCCAGGGCATCGAGACGCTGTCGCTGCGCGTGGAGCGGCACGTCGCCAACGCCCAGCGCGTCGCGGAGTTCCTCGAGGCGCAGGACCAGGTGACGAAGGTCGGCTACGCGGGCCTGCCGTCCTCGCCCTGGTACGAGCGGGCGCGCAAGTACGCCCCGCGCGGCGCGGGCGCCGTCCTCACCTTCGAGCTGGCCGGCGGCTACGAGGCCGGCATCGCGTTCGTCGACGCACTCGAGCTGCACTCCAACGTCGCCAACATCGGCGACGTGCGCTCCCTCGTCATCCACCCGGCGTCCACCACCCACTCCCAGCTCGACGAGGCCGCCCTCGCCGGCGCCGGGGTGAGCCCGGGGCTCGTGCGCCTGGCCGTGGGCCTGGAGCACATCGACGACATCCTCGCCGACCTCGAGAAGGGCCTGCGGGCGGCGGCGGCCGTGTCCGCGGCGACGGCGGCCGTCGGGGGCGAGCACTCCTCGTGACCGACGAGCGGCGCGTGGCGCACGCGGTGGGCCCGTCCCGCCGCGTGCGCTCGCGCGTCGAGCCCGAGCAGATCCCGACGACCGGGGCCTGGCACCCGCAGCACGGGCCGGGCGCCCGTTCCTTCGCCGACATCGGCGCGCTCCAGCTCGAGGCCGGTGGCCGGCTCCCCGGCGTCACCCTCGCCTACGAGACGTGGGGGGAGCTCAACGAGGCGCGCGACAACGCAGTGCTCGTGTGCCACGCGCTCACCGGCGACTCGCACGTCGCCGGTCCGGCAGGCCCGGGGCACGTGAGCCCGGGCTGGTGGTCCTCGATCGTCGGCCCGGGGCTGGCGATCGACACCGACCGGTGGTTCGTCGTCGCGCCGAACGTGCTCGGCGGGTGCCAGGGCAGCACCGGCCCCTCCTCCCCCGCCCCCGACGGCACACCGTGGGGCAGCCGCTTCCCGCACGTCACCGTGCGTGACCAGGTCGCGGCCGAGCTCGAGCTCACCGACCTGCTCGGCATCGAGCGGTGGGCGAACGTCGTCGGCGGCTCGATGGGCGGCCACCGGGTGCTCGAGTGGGCGATCCTGGCGCCCGAGCGGGTCCGGTCGATCGCCGTCATCGCCTCCGGCGCCCAGACCACCGCCGACCAGATCGCCTGGGCGCACGCCCAGCTCGCCGCGATCACCCTCGACCCGAACTACCGCGGCGGGGACTACTACGCCGCCGGGCCGGGGCAGGGCCCGCACGCGGGTCTCGCGCTCGCGCGGCGCATCGCGCACACGACCTACCGCAGCGCCGAGGAGCTCGAGACGCGCTTCGGGCGGATCCACCAGCACGCGGAGGACCCGATGCTCGGGGGCCGCTTCGCGGTGCAGTCCTACCTCGACCACCACGGGTCCAAGCTCACCCTGCGCTTCGACGCGAACAGCTACGTCGCGCTCACCCGCGCGATGCTCACCCACGACGTCGGCCGCGACCGCGGCGGGGTGCGCGCGGCACTGTCGACGATCACGGCGGACACGCTCGTCGTCGCCGTCGACTCCGACCGGCTCTTCCTGCCCCACGAGTCGGAGCGGATCGCGGCGGCGGTGCCCGGGGCGCGTCCGGTGCGCTACGTGCGCTCCCCGTACGGCCACGACGGCTTCCTCATCGAGCACGAGCAGATGAGCCGGCACCTCGGGGAGTTCCTGCGGCAGGTCGCCCGCCCTTGAGGCGTGCAGTCCGGCCCGCCGCAGGTCATGCTGGGGGCGTGCCGACCATCCCGTTCCTGCGTGCCGACCGGGCCGAGGAGCCCGCCCCCGACGACGACGACACCTCCCTCCCGGCGTCACCCGCCCCCGACGGGCCCGAGCCGGTCGAGGCGTTCGACCCCGACGCCGCGCTCCA
Above is a genomic segment from Georgenia wutianyii containing:
- the metX gene encoding homoserine O-acetyltransferase MetX — encoded protein: MTDERRVAHAVGPSRRVRSRVEPEQIPTTGAWHPQHGPGARSFADIGALQLEAGGRLPGVTLAYETWGELNEARDNAVLVCHALTGDSHVAGPAGPGHVSPGWWSSIVGPGLAIDTDRWFVVAPNVLGGCQGSTGPSSPAPDGTPWGSRFPHVTVRDQVAAELELTDLLGIERWANVVGGSMGGHRVLEWAILAPERVRSIAVIASGAQTTADQIAWAHAQLAAITLDPNYRGGDYYAAGPGQGPHAGLALARRIAHTTYRSAEELETRFGRIHQHAEDPMLGGRFAVQSYLDHHGSKLTLRFDANSYVALTRAMLTHDVGRDRGGVRAALSTITADTLVVAVDSDRLFLPHESERIAAAVPGARPVRYVRSPYGHDGFLIEHEQMSRHLGEFLRQVARP
- a CDS encoding bifunctional o-acetylhomoserine/o-acetylserine sulfhydrylase, giving the protein MSESTWSFETKQIHAGQQPDPATGARALPIYQTTSFVFESAEQAANRFALAELGPIYTRITNPTQAAVEDRIAALEGGVGGLLVASGQAAETYAILNIAEVGDHVVASPSLYGGTYNLLRHTLPKLGITTTFVTDPDDPQAWRDAVRPNTKLFFAETIPNPKQDVLDIETVAAIAHENGVPLVVDNTVATPYLIRPLEHGADIVVHSATKYLGGHGTSIAGAIVDGGTFDWSADPEKFPNYNTPDPSYNGLVFKDLGAPAFILKARVQLLRDLGAAVSPFNAFLIGQGIETLSLRVERHVANAQRVAEFLEAQDQVTKVGYAGLPSSPWYERARKYAPRGAGAVLTFELAGGYEAGIAFVDALELHSNVANIGDVRSLVIHPASTTHSQLDEAALAGAGVSPGLVRLAVGLEHIDDILADLEKGLRAAAAVSAATAAVGGEHSS